A single window of Salvia splendens isolate huo1 chromosome 8, SspV2, whole genome shotgun sequence DNA harbors:
- the LOC121743319 gene encoding uncharacterized protein LOC121743319, whose amino-acid sequence MADRQGIDNPISQTHNGAKASNVAGETKSESGPRVHEEETHGKSDDIDENTQVDEVKGPSVVQRVKEEVEAVVGAVVHPKK is encoded by the exons ATGGCAGATCGACAAGGGATCGACAATCCAATTTCTCAGACTC ACAATGGCGCAAAAGCATCAAATGTGGCCGGGGAGACTAAGAGTGAGAGTGGGCCGAGGGTCCATGAAGAAGAGACACACGGAAAGAGCGATGACATCGATGAGAACACTCAAGTTGATGAAGTCAAAGGTCCAAGTGTTGTTCAACGCGTGAAGGAAGAGGTTGAAGCTGTGGTCGGAGCAGTAGTTCACCCCAAGAAATAG